The nucleotide sequence cccctcggcgatcctcgacaccctcgttatatcgacaacgacgcaacatacatatacatgggaaaataatgttatcggggagggggtatcggtaccccccccctcgtgtcaaagtttcttctttctcctctattcctttctttcttcttctcctcttcttttcttcttatccctcgagaaaggaaaataaggaaaaggaagaaaagaggaagaaggaagaaggaagaagaagaagaaaaaaagaagaaaaaaaagaggagaagaagaaaagaatagaggagaagaagaaaaaatagaaaaaaattctattttttcttcttctcctctattcttttcttcttctcctcttctttttcttcttttttcttcttcttatttatttctcctcttcttcctatcccctcttcttctcctttcttcctcttcttttttcctttttcctctcattctttttcttcttcttgtattgcttgtttttttaaataatgttcaaataaaaatctatgaacataaaacatatatacacacagagaacatatatacatttttataaaaatgcaaaaaacaaaaaatttaaaaaaaagacatataaacagatatacatacatacatttttctttcatatgaacatacatacatacatatacatacatacatttttcttttcaacatatgcatatgaaaaaaattatatgaaaaaaattatatgaagaggatcgaggggacagggaggaaagggggtcgccggagccggaccgaacggggaggaggggcggcgtcgaggcaggggcggcagtggggcgggcgccggcgacgacgtcgacaatggtgggggcgggccggggcgcaggggcgcggccgtgcgtgctcggggacggggcaggggcacggggcggcggccggcgtgggctcgggcgcggggcaggggcacggggagacggggatggcggccggcggcggcgacggcgacgaggagcgcgcgagcgatttgggcagcctggcggcgggggcaactggctagggaggcgagggagatgtgaaattttcacaagtcctggttatatagcaagggcattagtcccggttggtggcaccaaccgggactaatgccccctttagtcccggttggtgccaccaaccgggaccaaaggccaattttcagcagcccaaagggcgggaagcggcggcctttggtcccggttggtggcaccaaccgggactaaaggggggcattagtcccggttggtgccaccaaccgggaccaaaggccccctttagtcccggttggttccaccaaccgggaccaaaggccttgtgctgccccgcgccaaatgtttagtcccacctcgctagttgagagggagccgcaccagtttataaggtgcggtgcggctcccctctcgagctcctctctaaagcaggctttcgggcctaactctgccatctgtgcctgtgggcctactgggccttccacgggcctgaatcctggcccatagggtttctagtcgtattcaggccgtgggcgcccagtaggtggcatttttttgttttttgttttatttgttgctttatttagtttattttggttttggtttatttttcttttggttttttgctttattttttaattctttttgcttttagttttagaaaaattataaactttctgttagtgccattagttttcaaatctgaaaactctttttttgttttctttgttgctttatttattttattttgtttctacttacaacaaaatacttattgttgctatttttattttttttcagttttttgttctgttttctgcattatttagtttttgttgttttttctttattttttaattctttttgcttttagttttagaaaaattataaactttctgttagtgccattagttttcaaatctggaaactctttttttgtttcctttgttgctttatttattttattttgtttctacttacaataaaatacttattgttgctatttttatttttttcagttttttgttctgttttctgcattatttattttcttttgttttttgctttattttttaattctttttgcttttagttttagaaaaattataaactttctgttagtgccattagttttcaaatttggaaactctttttttgttttctttgttgctttattcattttattttgtttctacttacaataaaatacttattgttgctatttttagttttttccagtttttttgttttgttttctgcattaattattttcttttggttttttgctttattttttaattctttgaaatttgtgtgaatagttaaattgaattctttgaaatttgtgtgaatttgaagtttgtgattaactttactagtgccattattttttcagttctacttagaaataaatacttacagttttttggtgatttcttttttcttttaggtcacaaaaaataaaaacttctctgttagtgaacatagatgcacttatagagaaaattaaacataaattcataatcaatttctatttataaatttaggtccaatttcctctataggtgcatctattttcactttgagaggagatcaacaacacagagagggacgggcttataaacaggtgtgggcgcccttctgttggcgaggtgggactaaaagctgggtgcaacgagggccaaccctttagtcccggttggtggcatgaaccgggactaaaggtaaccctttggtcccggttcatgccaccaaccgggaccaatagtggtgggccaggagccaggaccattggtcccggtttgtcccaccaaccgggaccaaaaggtccggacgaaccgggaccaatggcccacgtggcccggccggccccctgggctcacgaaccggggcaaatagctccattggtcccggttctggattgaaccgggactaatgggctaaactggcctggacgaaagccctgttttctactagtgtagtgggctggtgcgccccccctgggcccccttgcgcctagggttggaaaccctaggtgggggggggccacttgccttggggggcactccacccccttggccgccgcccccttgggagattggatctcccagggccgcccccctgggggcctatacaaaggagggcaagggggagggcagccgcacccttgtgtcttggcgcctccctcccctgctacacctcgtcctcctcccgcagcagcttggcgaagccctgccagagttctgctgcatccaccaccacgccgttgtgctgctggatcatcatcaacctctccttcccccttgatagatcaagaaggaggagacgtcatccgctccgtacgtgtgttgaacgcggaggtgttgtccgttcggcacttggtcatcggtgatttggatcacggcaagtacgactccatcatcaccgttctcttgaacgcttccgcacgcgatctacaaagtggtatgtagatgcaatctctctcccatgactcgttgcttagatgaactcatagatggatcttggtgaaaccgtaggaaaaattttaattttctgcaacgttctccaacagtagACACACCAACATTTCCCGCATTTGGGCTAAATAGAGCTCAAATGGCTCTCATTTATAGGGGCATCAACGGTGACGCCACCATCCACGTCAGGATCCAGCCGATTGGAGTGCCATGGCCGAGAGCATCACTCACTACCAGGAGTTGCTCGCCCGCTCCCGCAACTTCCTCCGCAACATCATGGCACGAGTTGTTGTCATGGTAAACCCAGGCACCAGGCCAGTCGTGCCACCGAAGAAGGGGAAAGGAgacgttaccttgttgaaggcattgctcgaagATGCTCAGActtgttcttcagggtgaaaacctagaatcTTGCCTTTCGTCATTGGATCCGATGACGGCAGTGTTGGAGCGTCGTTCCATGTTGTTGAAGAATGTCGTGTCCATGTGGTGTCAACAGATGGCTGGTGCTTGTTGATTGTTGCTTCCGCTTCTGATTCTTTTCTCTTTCCTCGCTTGGGCATAACTTTGATCTTGTAGGCTTTGCTATTTGCCAGCGAGTTTTTTGTGTGTGTATTAGTGTTgattgtgtgcatcttagttatgcagatgCCGGGTGTATGGTCAATATGTTTGCATTcatttgatgcttcattttgagatAATAAAGTTCATCCTTTATcgaaaagaaaaacaaaggaagaagatagAAAGATAGAGGGGGGGTCTTTGGTACTCTTTGCAATATTATTATTTGTTTTTAAGCGTAAGATATTTCATGTAGTAATAACGTTAGTGAAGCCTTTAATCATCCTTCCGAGGTGACAAGAATTGCTTGTCATTTAACTAATTTTGGCACCTAGATCTAATCTAGGATAATACTAATAACTAAGAACTACTCAATTATTAAGAACGAACCCCGGAATATTACTTGGATATGCTCACCAAGGTGGAGAAGGGAATATATGTCGAAACTTGGTATCGCATCATTCTCCACCTCGTATGCATATCAATTTTGTGTTGTGAATTGTGCCGTCTGACATGTATATATTGGTGCGAGATACTACTTTCAACAAATTATTTGCTTGCTTTCAATCTATTCAGATGCATTTATCGGCAAATTTCGTTATTTCCCGTCAATAGACCGAGGAGTAAGATGTTTCACGTAGACAAGCAACAATATATTCTTCTACTTTTTCTGCGGAGAGCATCAAATTGACAAAAGGAAAAAAGTACAGGATTAATAAGCTACTAACAATAATATTATCTCTTTACACTTGGATCATAATTTTTCGTCGTCATCAACATCGAATTCGTCCTCCGATCGATTCTCCCAGCACAAACCAAACCAATGGAGAACAACCATGCATAACAAACCCATCGCGACCGGAGGGCGAAACAAACTAGCCAGCAGCATACGGGAGAGAACTACTCAACCAACCCTAACAAAGAAACAGCAAGAGATCCGCCGGTCGACGACGCGTCGCCATCATCGTCAGGCGCGGAAGCAGCCGACGAAGCGCGGCAGATGTATGTGGCCGTGGCcgtgggcggtggcggcgccgcAGTCGAGGTCGACGAGCTGGTGGCCGTGCGCGCCGAGGTCGCGGTCGATGAGGCGCTCGACGTGGACGAAGCGGTCGACCCGGCAGGGGATGGCGATGGCGCCCTGGTGCCTGAAGCCGTACTCGCGCTCGGCCTCGTCGAGCAGCGCCCCGAAGAGCGGGTGCTTGAGGTGGTCGAGCGGCACGGCGAAGCGGCGCTGCTCCTCCCCCTCCGCCCCCACGCGCACCGTCACGCACCCCTTGGGCGCCACCATATCCGCCCtctggtggtgctgctgctgctgcctgagGTGCATCGGAGGCGAGGACCGGACGAGTCTTGTGGCTGTtgcgaggaaggaggagaggggggagggagaTCGGACGGCGGAGCTCGAGAGGGGGATGGAGGGGTTTGGGGTTAGGAAGAGAAGGGCCAGGGGTCGGAGCTGGAGATGGCGAGGCGGAAGACGGTGAGGGAGGAGTCGCGGAGGGAGGTGGGCACGTTGGACATGGTTCCTACTCCACCTTGCCTGCTTTCCTTTTTTTTTTTCTGATGTGGAGGAGGTCGTTGTTGGCGAGGAAGAAAGAGGGGGGGTTGGGAGGCGAGGGAGCCCCGCCTTTTATAGCAGCCCAGGAGCCCCGGTGCGGTGCGGGGTTGGTAACCTGGTGGCCGTTTCCTTCCCGTGCCCGTCCCGTCTCCGTTACCCGAGCGAAGGGACGAACCGGACCCGTGGAGACGCGACCGACCACGCGTGGGCGCGCGCGGTTGGGCGTGGGCGGGGCGGTCGTTTCTTtggggagaaggaaggaaggggtggTGAGGTGGTCAGGTCAGGTCAGGTCAGGCAGGGCGTGCGCGTGGCCGCTGCGGCTGCGGTTGCGGTTGGGGCCAGGGGCGGCCGATCTGGGTTCAGATGAGGATGCAGGCCTGGCGGCGGTTACGATTTGCTTGGCTCGGTCTTTTCTCGCGTGTActgtttgttctctctctctcggTTTGGGGTTGACTTggctgcgaggaggaggaggcggcctgtATGCTTGGGATCCGATCGACGGGTTCGTTCGAGGATAATAACGGAAAAGGATATTCTTTCTGGCGCTAACGGTTCTGCCGGATCCTTTGGCCAAGACGATGAGGTATTCGTTCGCTCGCAAAGTTTGCAAGTTGACCGTAAATATTCTATGCAGGCGTCACCAGCTGTGCCGGATTCAGACAATTGCATATATGTATTGTATCACAACAAATCCTATCTGAATTCTCCTATATCTTACGCTCTTGTTGCTGCCCCCGGTCTCTAGAATAATACTcctccgcaaaaaaaaaaaaaaaaaaccataCATACAAGCTAGGATGTGGCCGTTGCATCTGCGTTTCCCCTACCGTGCGCACAATGTGTAGGCAGATGATTTGCAATACCATAACTTGATTGGGGTGCTGGCGCACGCATATATAATACAAGGAaaggcctctacctcaactatagAAGACTAtgaggtgggccacaactccaatacacgtgcagtataaaatacatactcaacactcgcccgcagtcgaagcgtcgcccgagacacagagactggaccgaaactcctcaaatacgggagtaggcaatcccttagtcatcacatcagcaaactgttgcgtCGTCGACACGTGAAGAACCCGAACACGGTCAAGGACAACCTCCTCAcgcacgaagtgaatatcgagctcaatatgcttcgtccgtcgatggtgtaccgggttggcggagaggtagatcgcgctgacgttatcgcagtacacaagagtggccttgtgaacatcacaaagcaactgcTGGAGCAGCTGGCGTATCCAAGAGCACTCGGCCACGGCGTTGGCCACGAcgcgatactctgcctcggcgctggagcgggagaccgtgggctgccgcttcgatgaccaagagatcaacgagggcccaaggtagacgcagtagcctgacGTAGACCGTCGCGTGTCGGGCAGCCAGTCCAGTCAGCATCCTAGTAggccacgaggtcggtggaggcggaggccgtcagggtgagtcccaaggacatggtgccgcgtatgtaacggagaatacgcttcaccagagACCAGTGAGAGTCATGCGGGGcgtgcatatggaggcacacctgctgaacaaCATACTGCAGTCGGGGCGAGTCAGCGTCAAGTACTGTAAAGCACCGACAATAGAGCGATAAAACGCTCCATCGGACGCGAGAGACCCCTCCAGAGTagagaccttcgccttcgtgtcgacgggggtgggggccggcttgcagttaagcataccggcaCGCTCAAGGAGCTCGCGGGCGTACTTTTGCTGATGCAGAAAGAAACCGTCAGCCCGGCGGATCACCTAGATGCCGAGAAAGTAGTGCAGGGggcccaagtccttgagggcgaactcatcacgaagacgagcagtcAGCCGCTGAAGGAGATCGGGGGTGGACGCcatgaggatgatgtcgtcgacgtagagcagcagatatgcagtggcagctccctgatgatacacaaagagtgaggcatcggagcgagtggaccgaaagcccagagactggaggaaggctgcgatacgctggtaccaagcccgaggcacctgcttcaacccgtacagagagcgggagagcaagcacacgaagttggggtgctcggcgtcgacgaaaccagtaggctgctcacagaacacctgctcggcgagatgaccgtgcaagaaggcgttggaaacgtccaactgatgcacaggccaggcgcgcgagccggccagctgaaggacggcgcggatcgtgcccggtttcacAACCGGGGGCGAAGGTGtaggtgaagtccacgcccgcgcactgccgaaaaccacgaaccacccatcgagccttgtagcgctcgagagaaccgtccgggcaagtcttgtggcgaaacacccacttgccagagatgatgttggcacgaAGGGGTCACAGAACAAGTTGCCACGTGCGGTTGCGCTGTAaggcgtcgaactcctcctgcatcgcagctagccagtGGAGATCCCGAAGGGGAGCGCGAGCGGGGGTGGGGACGGGTGATGGCATCGACGTCGAGGCGGCGCACACATACTCGTTGGCGGAGTAGCGCGTGCTGGGCcgaagcactcctgctcgggcaCGGCTAGTCACGCCAAGTGGTGGGGCAGCAGGGCCGACTActgcggcggcggtggccgcgACGGCGGGGGGCACCTGGTGCAGCGGTGGGGGCACCCGGTGCAGCGGCGTCTGAggccacagcggcggcggcggaggcggcggaggccgcCGCGGTGGCGGAAGAGGCGACGGGCGAGGGTGACGTCGAGCCCGTCGTAGGGTGGGCGGGCGGGGTGCCGGGCTCAACCTCGTATGAGGGAGACGGGGACCCGGGGACCCGCTCGGATTCGACCTCGGGGGAGGAAGTCACGAAGccaggtggtggtggcagagggcGCCGTGCCGGGGGGCGCCGGGGGCTGTCGTCGTGCATCGCTCCACGAAGGGGGCGCGGGGGCCAGTGCTGAAGGGACCGAAGTCGAAGGAACCTGAAAAAAAGGGAACACCGTCTCGACAAAGTACACATGCAtcgaggtgtacacacgatgagtgacaggatcatagcacTGGTAACCTTTAGTGTtaggagggtagccaaggaagacgCATGGGACAGGTCGTGGTGCGAGCTTGTCTGGCGTGGTGGATGCGGTGCTAGGATAATGATAATCCctaagtgcagggaatcatcgtagcaattcataaaggtggaagtgataagtatggagtgtcgaacccacaaggagctaaaggtaaaaagatcaatattctctcaagccctatctgccactgatatgactctacatgCACCGAATGTTCGCTTCCAattagaaacaagaaataaaactgtgttgtgggtatgaagaggataactttgtatgatatcggagagctaaaatgtaaaaataggtgctattatcataaagttagaatatattactaaataatataaatagcgagtgtggaataatgatgggtcggtgtgcagaattgtcctaggcaattgttaacaagaccgatagtcgtcattgcaacttcatatgagggagaggcataagttaacatactttctctacttagatcatatgcacttatgattggaactctagcaagcgtaggtaaaacccaaccatagcattaaagcatcaagtcctctttattcccatacgcaacaacccccttactcgggtttgtgttccagtcactcaccaacccactataagtgaatcatgaacttattgcaacaccctacagtgggaatccctcacacttgcgcgacatggagggcaccataggacaacaccaaaataaaacatacaactcgtaccaatctagaccatcaatcatcccaaggacaaaagatatctactcaaaacatcataggatggcaacacatcattgaatcataatatgcggcataaagcaccatgttcaagtagggattacagcggggtacgggagagtggaccgcgtaaaatagatgaggatggtgatgaggatggtgatgttgatgaagacgatcaccggcgatgattcccctcccgatggcactccggtgccaccaagagagaggaggagaggttctcccccttgtgcttcctcctccatggctttccccctctggtccttggccttcatgacgatgatggcccctccgaggtcctcctccatggcctccggtgatgatggccccctccggcagggtgccggagagggcctagattgatttctcgtggctacagaggcttgcggcgacagaacttccgatctaggttaattcccgaaggtttctgtatttataggaatttttggcgttggtttcacgttagggggttctccgggctgtccacgagatagggggcgcgccctaggggggtgggcgcgccccccactctcgtgggcagctcgggactcttctggcccaactctgatgctccgtggtcttcttttggtccataaaaaatcgtaaaaaattggcacgccaattggattccgtttggtattccttttctgtaaaactcaaaaacaaggagaaaatagaATCTGGCattggactctaggttaataggttagtcccaaaaatcatataaaatggcatataaatgcatataaaacatcatagatggataatataatagcatgaatacttcataaattatagatacgttggagacgtatcagcatgcccaaggttaattcctgctcgtcctcgagtaggtaaatgataaaagaaataatttatgaagtgtgaatgctagcaggtgcataagtttgatcaatgataatttcaataaccttttctagcatcattatgtgTCATgatagtagcttatctcataaaacttttcatgatcaagtaacagtctattcacaatgtcaagtatggttcagaaacttcattgagaactaacaaactataatctcagtcattgaagcaattgcaatttattataacatcagaaagagtcaagaatagagcttttcagcaagtccacatactcaactatcatatagtcttctacaattgctaacactcacgcaatacttgtggttatggagtttcagccggacactgagaaagataggggcttattgtgttgcctcccaacgtattcacctttaggtgatgtcaataataatagcccatgctaacttacatctaattggatatatatatatatatatatatatatatatatatatatatatatatatatatatatatatatatatcatgatctttcaaacacgaggagcttgccaaaagataaaatgaaaaagggaaaggtgaggatcaccttgactcaagcataaagtaaaaacacaaagtaaaagacaggcccttcgca is from Triticum aestivum cultivar Chinese Spring chromosome 1B, IWGSC CS RefSeq v2.1, whole genome shotgun sequence and encodes:
- the LOC123124832 gene encoding auxin-responsive protein SAUR32 is translated as MHLRQQQQHHQRADMVAPKGCVTVRVGAEGEEQRRFAVPLDHLKHPLFGALLDEAEREYGFRHQGAIAIPCRVDRFVHVERLIDRDLGAHGHQLVDLDCGAATAHGHGHIHLPRFVGCFRA